A DNA window from Desulfovibrio intestinalis contains the following coding sequences:
- a CDS encoding lysozyme inhibitor LprI family protein, translating into MNKAAGVTDSILQCIQQATDIWDKLRTATTKPQLVSLESEQDRGALKAAQLAWIAWRDKMAAALLAFDGGGNLSTLSTNFFIMEETQLQADRLKVQP; encoded by the coding sequence ATGAACAAGGCCGCTGGCGTAACGGACTCTATACTCCAGTGTATCCAGCAGGCAACGGACATATGGGACAAGCTGCGAACAGCAACTACAAAGCCGCAATTAGTTTCTCTGGAGTCTGAACAAGACAGGGGCGCGCTCAAGGCTGCGCAATTGGCCTGGATAGCTTGGCGTGACAAAATGGCGGCTGCACTACTTGCGTTTGATGGGGGTGGGAACCTGAGCACATTGTCCACGAATTTTTTCATTATGGAAGAAACGCAACTTCAGGCGGATCGGCTTAAAGTACAGCCATAA
- the rfbB gene encoding dTDP-glucose 4,6-dehydratase: protein MPCQLVTGGAGFIGSAYVLQARRAGIRVINLDKLTYAGNAASLSALADDPDHILVRGDIGNEELVAFLLQTHKPDAVVNFAAESHVDRSIVDPDAFVRTNVLGTSALLRVVKDWWRSLPADKAARFRFLHVSTDEVYGALQPGDPAFTETTPYSPNSPYSASKAASDHMVRAFHETYGLPVLLTNCSNNYGPRQFPEKLIPLMILNALEGKPLPVYGSGANIRDWLHVEDHCAAIARVLEAGLVGRSYNIGGHAERTNLEVVHAVCMILDELVPWAHGAYAGLITYVTDRPGHDFRYAIDCSRIEKELGWKPVHRFDSGLRETVKWYLDNSTWVEHVRSGAYRDWLAVNYGQRNGTDGMGGAR from the coding sequence ATGCCCTGCCAACTCGTCACCGGCGGCGCAGGATTCATCGGTTCGGCCTATGTGCTTCAGGCCCGCCGTGCCGGAATTCGCGTTATAAATCTCGACAAGCTGACCTATGCGGGTAATGCGGCAAGTCTGTCTGCGCTGGCGGACGACCCGGATCATATTCTGGTGCGCGGTGACATTGGCAATGAAGAGCTGGTGGCTTTTTTGCTCCAGACCCACAAGCCTGACGCCGTGGTCAACTTTGCCGCTGAAAGCCATGTGGATCGTTCCATTGTCGATCCTGACGCCTTTGTGCGCACCAACGTGCTGGGCACCTCGGCGCTATTGCGTGTGGTCAAGGATTGGTGGCGTTCCCTGCCTGCCGACAAGGCAGCGCGTTTCCGGTTTTTACATGTGTCCACCGACGAAGTTTACGGCGCTCTGCAGCCCGGCGACCCGGCCTTTACAGAAACCACCCCATACAGCCCGAACAGCCCGTATTCTGCCTCCAAGGCAGCCAGCGACCATATGGTGCGCGCCTTTCACGAAACCTATGGCCTGCCGGTGCTGCTGACCAACTGCTCCAATAATTACGGGCCGCGCCAATTTCCTGAAAAGCTTATTCCGCTGATGATTCTCAATGCGCTGGAGGGCAAACCCTTGCCCGTCTATGGCAGTGGGGCCAATATTCGCGACTGGCTGCATGTGGAAGACCACTGCGCAGCCATCGCCCGTGTGCTTGAGGCGGGCCTTGTTGGCCGTTCATATAATATTGGCGGCCATGCCGAACGCACCAATCTGGAAGTGGTACACGCAGTCTGCATGATTCTTGATGAACTGGTTCCCTGGGCGCACGGGGCTTACGCAGGGCTTATAACCTATGTAACGGACAGGCCCGGTCACGATTTTCGGTATGCCATTGACTGCTCCAGAATCGAAAAAGAACTGGGTTGGAAGCCTGTGCACAGGTTTGATTCCGGCCTGCGGGAAACCGTGAAATGGTATCTTGATAACAGCACCTGGGTTGAGCATGTGCGCAGTGGCGCATACCGGGACTGGCTTGCCGTCAATTACGGGCAGCGCAACGGTACAGATGGTATGGGAGGTGCGCGATGA
- the phnD gene encoding phosphate/phosphite/phosphonate ABC transporter substrate-binding protein, giving the protein MLLRILLLLYVLASTWVMPATIFAQDPSEAATTASGQKLRVAVAPMMSPSDTFASYFRLLQYLGSQLGMELEFVQRKTHAEVRELLHSNSIDMAFICSGPYALDTTDTGQNLLAMPVVQGESTYQSYVIVHASSQAKSLNDLSDKTFAFTDPDSNTGYLNPVFLLRQAGYAPESFFRSTIFTHSHDNSILAVARGLVDAAAVNSLVWDYSEARRPELTGKTKVLVKSGAFAIPPVVTSAGMDDSRRNKIRDILLHMHENPQGRAMLQELRIDRFVVPEDAWYANVRHMAAPSFSEGPAHGQALP; this is encoded by the coding sequence ATGCTCCTCCGCATCCTACTGCTTTTATATGTACTAGCATCCACATGGGTAATGCCTGCGACCATTTTTGCCCAAGATCCGTCCGAAGCTGCCACCACGGCCTCCGGGCAGAAACTTCGTGTGGCCGTCGCGCCGATGATGTCCCCCAGCGACACATTTGCGTCCTACTTTCGCCTGCTCCAGTATCTGGGCAGCCAGCTTGGCATGGAACTCGAATTCGTACAGCGGAAGACCCATGCGGAGGTGCGGGAACTGCTGCACAGCAACAGCATCGACATGGCCTTCATCTGCTCCGGGCCTTATGCCCTTGATACTACGGATACCGGGCAGAACCTTCTGGCCATGCCTGTTGTGCAGGGCGAGAGTACATACCAGTCTTACGTCATAGTACATGCCTCAAGCCAGGCCAAAAGCCTGAACGATCTGAGCGACAAGACTTTTGCCTTTACTGATCCCGATTCCAACACCGGCTACCTGAACCCTGTTTTTTTGCTGCGCCAGGCTGGATACGCCCCGGAATCCTTTTTCCGCAGCACCATTTTTACCCACAGCCACGACAACTCCATCCTTGCGGTCGCGCGCGGGCTGGTGGACGCCGCCGCCGTCAACAGTCTTGTGTGGGATTACAGTGAGGCCCGGCGGCCCGAACTAACAGGAAAAACAAAGGTTCTCGTCAAATCCGGCGCCTTTGCCATCCCCCCTGTGGTCACCTCCGCCGGTATGGATGACAGCAGGCGTAACAAGATTCGTGACATTCTGCTGCACATGCACGAAAACCCGCAAGGGCGCGCCATGCTGCAGGAGTTGCGTATTGACCGCTTTGTGGTGCCTGAGGACGCATGGTACGCCAACGTGCGCCATATGGCGGCGCCGTCTTTCAGTGAAGGGCCTGCGCATGGGCAAGCTCTCCCTTAA
- a CDS encoding acyl-CoA dehydratase activase, with translation MLAAGIDVGSVAAKAVLFDSAAQAVVGSALLPTGWNTREAGEAVLDAACHRAGASRHDLEQVVATGYGRIALPFAQKTITEITCHAKGAAWLFPGSGVVLDIGGQDSKAISLDENGGVRDFVMNDKCAAGTGRFLQVLAGILGMPLDELGKAAANGKPVPISSMCAVFAETEIVGLLAQGTAPADLAAGVFVSIARRMRGLARRIAFTGQCVFTGGMATSPAFCNFLAQELDMSVQVPEQPQLVGALGAALLAVKRIERKK, from the coding sequence ATGCTTGCAGCCGGAATCGACGTGGGCTCCGTGGCCGCCAAGGCCGTCTTATTTGACTCCGCCGCTCAGGCCGTGGTTGGCAGCGCGCTGCTGCCCACTGGCTGGAACACGCGCGAAGCTGGAGAAGCTGTTCTGGACGCGGCCTGTCATAGGGCTGGCGCCAGCCGTCATGATCTGGAGCAGGTTGTGGCCACTGGCTACGGGCGTATTGCCCTGCCTTTTGCCCAAAAAACCATTACTGAAATCACCTGCCATGCAAAGGGAGCCGCGTGGCTGTTTCCAGGTTCGGGTGTTGTGCTCGACATCGGCGGGCAGGACAGCAAGGCCATCAGCCTGGATGAAAACGGCGGCGTGCGTGATTTTGTCATGAACGACAAATGCGCGGCGGGCACCGGGCGCTTCCTGCAAGTGCTGGCCGGGATTCTGGGTATGCCTCTTGATGAACTGGGAAAAGCCGCGGCCAACGGAAAGCCCGTTCCCATATCAAGCATGTGCGCTGTTTTTGCTGAAACAGAAATCGTCGGCTTGCTGGCTCAAGGAACTGCGCCTGCCGATCTGGCCGCAGGAGTTTTTGTGTCCATTGCCAGACGTATGCGAGGTCTTGCCCGCCGCATCGCCTTTACCGGCCAATGTGTTTTCACAGGGGGCATGGCTACCAGCCCGGCATTTTGCAACTTTCTTGCTCAGGAACTCGATATGTCTGTGCAGGTGCCAGAGCAACCGCAACTTGTGGGCGCTCTGGGCGCGGCCCTTCTGGCAGTTAAGCGAATTGAGCGAAAAAAATGA
- a CDS encoding sigma 54-interacting transcriptional regulator: MGKLSLKATVLLAMGVLVVSSCLLTAFIAAQRYSQSLEQALTRHAHNITQSLSGPIAEMVLINDIIGVQRLLDTQFDRDLSQGYALLQVQGRVYAHTLDQRVPDALLPSPVNTEEKNADPSYREVQGKTVPADITERTVTLPNGKRYHEIEWPLLDGHAGILRMGFSQHDIEMRISQLWKETAGLTFIILLLALIAGTFWLRRVGRPLGALSRALDSVGRGNLTTRVTVAGQNEVAVMARAFNSMSEKLEGTMLSMESQAAALQRSHRQLRLCNDIVTAFAALDGLEIMARRLPDYLSDIVPVPYCLLFLEHDRNCVVTAQGRACTPLFGRDDWEAALQLLEGRESIFTTSGLKEPLASPDVSACPAQTVFCIVHEHTLCGALIAGHSAKGMDEADLAALALVLNQIAGSISRALRYEKESRGQRLHDGVDNFNGLLGRSSRMRAIFQRIADVASSDATVLITGESGTGKELAARAIHKLSGRREKPFVVINCAAYPESLLESELFGYEKGAFTGALRQKPGRFEQADGGTVFLDEIGEISSVAQVRLLRVLQTRQFERVGGEETLTVNVRVLAATNRDLAAEVRKGQFREDLYYRLDVISLVMPSLRDRPGDLPLLARHFLENLAERTGRQPCTLSPAAIRLLMAYDWPGNVRELENMLEQCATLSRHGAITPADLPERMRNFNTPATSNRPSSISHSSAAQTLEDKEAAAIREALEHCAWSRKDAAARLGIGRTTLYSKMKRYGIRSPETA; encoded by the coding sequence ATGGGCAAGCTCTCCCTTAAGGCCACAGTTTTGCTGGCAATGGGGGTGCTGGTCGTTTCCAGCTGTCTCCTGACGGCCTTCATTGCGGCCCAGCGGTATTCCCAGAGCCTCGAACAGGCCCTGACACGCCACGCCCACAACATCACCCAAAGCCTTTCCGGTCCTATTGCGGAAATGGTGCTCATCAACGACATCATCGGCGTCCAGCGACTGCTGGACACACAGTTTGACCGTGACCTGTCGCAAGGCTACGCCCTTCTGCAAGTCCAGGGCCGTGTGTATGCACACACCCTTGACCAGCGTGTGCCAGATGCCCTGCTACCTTCACCAGTAAACACTGAAGAAAAAAACGCCGATCCCTCCTACCGTGAAGTACAGGGAAAAACCGTTCCGGCTGACATTACCGAACGCACAGTGACCTTGCCCAACGGCAAAAGGTATCACGAAATTGAGTGGCCGCTGCTTGACGGACATGCGGGTATTTTGCGCATGGGCTTTTCGCAGCACGATATTGAAATGCGCATCAGCCAGTTGTGGAAGGAAACCGCGGGGCTCACCTTCATAATCCTGCTGCTGGCCCTGATAGCCGGCACGTTCTGGCTGCGCAGGGTGGGCCGTCCTCTCGGCGCGCTGTCCCGGGCTCTGGACTCTGTGGGGCGAGGCAACCTTACCACCCGCGTGACGGTAGCCGGACAAAACGAGGTCGCCGTCATGGCCCGCGCTTTCAACTCGATGAGTGAAAAGCTTGAGGGAACCATGCTCTCAATGGAGTCGCAGGCAGCGGCATTGCAACGCTCCCACCGCCAGTTACGCCTGTGCAACGACATTGTAACGGCCTTTGCAGCGCTTGACGGGCTTGAGATTATGGCCCGCCGTCTGCCGGATTACCTGAGCGACATTGTTCCGGTTCCCTACTGCCTGCTTTTTCTGGAGCATGACCGGAACTGTGTTGTCACAGCCCAGGGGCGCGCGTGTACCCCCCTTTTCGGGCGAGACGACTGGGAAGCAGCCCTGCAACTGCTTGAAGGGCGCGAGAGCATTTTCACTACCTCCGGGTTGAAAGAACCTCTCGCCTCGCCTGATGTGAGCGCCTGTCCCGCCCAGACCGTATTTTGCATCGTGCATGAGCATACCCTGTGCGGGGCACTCATCGCCGGGCATAGCGCCAAGGGTATGGATGAGGCCGACCTTGCGGCTCTGGCCCTTGTGCTGAACCAGATCGCGGGCAGTATCAGCCGTGCCTTGCGCTATGAAAAAGAGTCTCGGGGGCAGCGCCTGCACGACGGTGTGGACAACTTCAATGGCCTGCTGGGACGTTCATCACGCATGCGCGCAATTTTTCAGCGCATCGCCGATGTGGCCTCCAGCGACGCCACGGTGCTCATTACTGGCGAAAGCGGCACAGGTAAAGAACTCGCCGCCAGAGCCATCCACAAGCTTAGCGGGCGGCGGGAAAAGCCCTTTGTGGTCATTAACTGCGCTGCCTACCCTGAAAGCCTGCTCGAGAGCGAACTCTTCGGCTATGAAAAAGGTGCGTTCACCGGAGCACTACGACAAAAACCGGGGCGCTTTGAGCAGGCCGACGGAGGCACTGTCTTTCTGGATGAAATAGGTGAAATATCATCTGTAGCCCAGGTTCGGCTGCTGCGTGTATTGCAGACCCGACAGTTTGAAAGGGTAGGCGGCGAGGAAACGCTTACGGTAAACGTGCGCGTATTGGCCGCCACCAACAGGGATCTGGCCGCTGAAGTGCGCAAGGGCCAATTTCGTGAAGATCTGTACTACCGTCTTGATGTCATTTCATTGGTCATGCCTTCCTTGCGCGACAGACCGGGCGATCTTCCCCTGCTGGCACGGCATTTTCTGGAAAATCTGGCCGAGCGCACGGGTCGGCAGCCCTGCACGCTCAGCCCTGCCGCCATACGGTTGCTCATGGCCTACGACTGGCCAGGTAACGTGCGGGAACTGGAGAACATGCTGGAGCAGTGCGCCACCCTGAGCCGCCACGGAGCCATTACCCCCGCGGATCTGCCGGAACGCATGCGCAACTTCAACACGCCAGCCACTTCAAACCGTCCGTCTTCTATCTCCCACTCCTCCGCCGCGCAGACTCTGGAGGACAAGGAGGCGGCTGCCATTCGTGAAGCTCTGGAGCATTGCGCCTGGAGCCGCAAGGACGCCGCCGCACGTCTCGGCATTGGCCGCACTACCCTCTATTCAAAGATGAAACGCTACGGAATCCGCTCGCCTGAAACAGCCTGA
- the tatA gene encoding twin-arginine translocase TatA/TatE family subunit, with amino-acid sequence MGALSIQHLLVVLVVVIALLGAKKLPVIGSGLGKTIKNFTQATSEQDEVDTTSRRAAAAYSGWPSTEDAGRPRHLCHAPCPLTEHFTPTLLFHPKS; translated from the coding sequence ATGGGTGCATTGAGCATACAGCACTTGCTTGTTGTACTGGTGGTTGTGATTGCACTGCTTGGCGCTAAAAAACTGCCTGTAATCGGCAGCGGCCTTGGCAAGACCATAAAAAACTTCACGCAGGCCACCAGCGAACAGGACGAGGTGGATACAACCTCCCGCCGTGCAGCGGCAGCATATTCCGGCTGGCCGTCAACTGAAGATGCGGGGCGGCCCCGGCATCTTTGCCACGCCCCTTGCCCCTTGACTGAGCATTTTACCCCAACGCTGCTCTTTCATCCAAAGTCCTGA
- the rfbC gene encoding dTDP-4-dehydrorhamnose 3,5-epimerase: MEVVATPIAGVLLIKPKIWGDARGYFVETWQQERYAAAGIDLPFVQDNHSKSAYGILRGLHFQKTRPQGKLVSVSLGSVFDVVVDIRPGSPSFGQWYGVELTQDNQWQLWVPPGLAHGFTVTSESAHFHYKCTEYYCPEDEGAIRWNDPDLGVVWPVDQPVLSNKDKIAPSWQEFQAGLGAD; the protein is encoded by the coding sequence ATGGAAGTAGTTGCCACGCCCATTGCGGGGGTTTTACTCATCAAGCCCAAAATTTGGGGCGATGCACGCGGATACTTTGTCGAAACCTGGCAGCAGGAACGCTACGCAGCGGCGGGCATTGATCTGCCCTTTGTGCAGGATAACCACTCAAAATCGGCCTATGGCATTTTGCGTGGACTGCATTTTCAAAAAACACGGCCTCAAGGCAAGCTGGTAAGCGTTTCTCTTGGCAGCGTGTTTGATGTGGTTGTAGACATTCGGCCCGGCTCTCCCAGTTTCGGGCAATGGTACGGTGTAGAACTGACGCAGGACAACCAGTGGCAGCTGTGGGTGCCGCCGGGATTGGCGCACGGCTTTACCGTCACCAGTGAATCCGCCCATTTTCATTATAAGTGCACGGAATATTATTGCCCCGAAGACGAAGGGGCCATCCGCTGGAATGATCCTGATCTCGGTGTGGTCTGGCCTGTGGATCAGCCAGTGCTGTCAAACAAGGACAAGATTGCGCCTTCCTGGCAGGAATTTCAGGCGGGGCTTGGCGCAGACTGA
- a CDS encoding phosphomannomutase: MLSCFKAYDIRGRVPDTLNAPLAHALGRSVVEVFGARRVVVGRDARLSGPILRDALAKGLNAAGAEVTDIGLCGTEEIYYAAANQPFDAGIMITGSHNPADENGFKLVRGGAIPVSGDSGLFALRDHVQGLLAQSGAPAADEGSSAIYEASFRADYVRWLLEYSGATQLEPGSGRKPLKIVADAGNGCAGLVLQDLKASLPFDFVCLHMEPDGTFPNGVPNPLLPERRAATAAAVREAAADMGVAWDGDFDRCFFYDGEGNFIEGYYCIGLLAQELLRRVPGGKIVYDTRVYWNTREVVLAAGGQPIMGKTGHAFMKERMRAEDAVYGGEMSAHHYFRDFAYCDSGMLPWLLVAGLLHRTGRSLADLVAERMAAYPCSGEINRRVQDAPSLMKLVRDRYAGGAVYEDSIDGVNLEFEDWRFNLRMSNTEPLLRLNVETRGNRALLEDRTEEILQLLKEKGGAVPA; the protein is encoded by the coding sequence ATGCTTTCATGCTTTAAGGCTTATGACATTCGAGGCCGGGTGCCAGATACGCTTAATGCGCCTTTGGCTCATGCATTGGGGCGGTCTGTTGTTGAGGTGTTCGGCGCACGCCGGGTTGTGGTGGGGCGCGATGCCCGCCTTTCCGGCCCGATTTTGCGCGATGCCCTGGCGAAAGGATTGAACGCCGCTGGTGCAGAAGTTACGGATATCGGCCTGTGCGGCACGGAAGAAATCTACTACGCAGCTGCCAATCAGCCTTTTGATGCTGGCATTATGATTACTGGCAGCCATAACCCCGCAGATGAAAACGGCTTCAAACTCGTACGCGGCGGGGCTATTCCTGTCAGTGGAGATTCCGGCCTGTTTGCCCTGCGTGACCATGTGCAAGGCCTGCTTGCCCAAAGCGGGGCGCCTGCTGCGGATGAAGGCAGTTCAGCCATATATGAAGCGTCGTTTCGGGCCGATTACGTTCGCTGGCTGCTGGAGTATAGCGGCGCAACACAGCTTGAACCGGGTTCTGGCCGCAAGCCTCTCAAAATTGTGGCTGACGCTGGCAACGGCTGCGCTGGCCTTGTATTGCAAGATTTGAAGGCATCGCTGCCTTTTGATTTCGTGTGTCTGCATATGGAGCCGGACGGCACATTCCCCAACGGTGTTCCCAATCCATTGCTGCCTGAGCGCCGTGCTGCTACCGCTGCTGCCGTGCGCGAGGCAGCAGCTGATATGGGCGTGGCCTGGGACGGCGACTTTGACCGCTGCTTTTTCTATGACGGCGAAGGCAATTTTATTGAGGGCTACTACTGCATTGGCCTGCTGGCGCAGGAACTGCTGCGCCGCGTTCCTGGCGGCAAGATCGTGTATGATACGCGGGTGTACTGGAATACCCGTGAAGTTGTGCTGGCCGCCGGAGGACAACCCATTATGGGCAAAACCGGGCACGCCTTCATGAAAGAGCGTATGCGGGCCGAGGATGCCGTGTACGGCGGCGAGATGAGCGCGCACCACTATTTTCGGGATTTTGCCTACTGTGATTCCGGCATGCTGCCCTGGCTGCTTGTGGCTGGCTTGCTGCACCGTACGGGCCGTTCACTGGCGGATCTTGTGGCAGAGCGTATGGCAGCGTACCCGTGCAGTGGAGAAATCAACCGCCGCGTTCAGGACGCTCCCAGCCTCATGAAGCTGGTGCGTGACCGCTATGCGGGCGGAGCTGTTTATGAAGACAGCATTGACGGCGTCAATCTTGAGTTTGAAGACTGGCGGTTCAACCTGCGCATGTCCAATACAGAGCCCTTGTTGCGCCTGAATGTGGAGACCAGAGGCAATAGAGCGCTCCTGGAAGACAGGACCGAAGAAATTTTGCAGTTATTAAAAGAAAAGGGCGGGGCTGTGCCCGCGTAA
- a CDS encoding mannose-1-phosphate guanylyltransferase/mannose-6-phosphate isomerase: MPDIVPVILCGGSGTRLWPLSRETYPKQFVDLGDERTLFKDTVLRARRAPESVEPIIVCNEAHRFYVTAELYASGVHGKILLEPAPRNTAPAIALAAFALAAGEDDPLMLVLPSDHAIDNESTFFDGVARAAKLAARGHIVTFGIEPTGPETGFGYIEQGESLGTEGFKVARFVEKPSLEVAASMLSQGGFSWNSGMFLFRASVYLKELERYAPQIYASCRTAWAERKDDGAFCRPDNAAFLSSPSDSIDYAVMEHTDLAAVVPLHTGWSDLGSWEAFYQAGQPDDCGNVCSGDVMAEGSEGCYFNANHRLVTAIGVRDLVVVETQDAVLVAPRDQVQDVKKIVGRLQRDQRAECKQHPLVYRPWGSYETLVMDGRFQVKRIIVNPGAELSLQMHHHRAEHWVVVNGTAEVTNGNEVRLFSENQSTYIPVGTKHRLKNPGVIPLVLIEIQSGAYLGEDDIVRFADVYGREG, translated from the coding sequence ATGCCGGATATAGTTCCTGTCATTCTGTGCGGCGGCAGCGGTACGCGTCTGTGGCCCCTTTCGCGTGAGACCTATCCCAAGCAGTTTGTCGATTTGGGGGACGAAAGAACCCTGTTCAAGGACACTGTGCTCAGGGCTCGGCGCGCGCCGGAAAGCGTGGAACCGATCATTGTTTGCAATGAAGCTCACCGCTTTTATGTCACTGCGGAGCTTTACGCGAGCGGTGTACACGGAAAAATATTGCTGGAACCAGCACCACGCAATACCGCTCCAGCCATAGCCTTGGCGGCTTTTGCCCTTGCAGCCGGGGAGGATGATCCCCTCATGCTGGTGCTGCCTTCAGACCACGCCATTGATAATGAAAGCACGTTTTTTGATGGCGTGGCGCGTGCGGCCAAGCTGGCTGCCAGAGGGCATATTGTTACTTTCGGTATAGAGCCCACTGGCCCGGAAACAGGGTTTGGTTATATTGAGCAGGGCGAGAGCCTGGGGACTGAAGGCTTCAAGGTTGCCCGCTTTGTTGAAAAGCCCAGCCTTGAAGTTGCTGCAAGCATGTTGTCCCAAGGCGGATTTTCGTGGAACAGCGGTATGTTTTTGTTCCGGGCGTCAGTGTATCTTAAAGAATTGGAGCGGTATGCTCCCCAGATCTACGCCAGCTGCCGTACAGCCTGGGCAGAACGCAAAGACGATGGAGCATTCTGCCGTCCAGACAATGCTGCATTTCTTTCTTCGCCGTCTGATTCCATAGACTACGCCGTTATGGAACATACGGATCTGGCGGCAGTGGTGCCCTTGCACACTGGCTGGAGCGACCTTGGCTCCTGGGAGGCCTTTTATCAGGCAGGCCAGCCGGACGATTGTGGTAATGTCTGCTCTGGCGACGTTATGGCCGAAGGATCGGAAGGCTGCTATTTCAACGCCAACCACCGTTTGGTTACGGCCATAGGCGTGCGCGACCTGGTGGTTGTGGAGACGCAGGACGCCGTGCTGGTGGCCCCGCGCGATCAGGTTCAGGATGTGAAAAAGATTGTGGGCCGTCTGCAGCGCGACCAACGAGCGGAGTGCAAGCAGCATCCCCTGGTGTACCGCCCGTGGGGAAGCTACGAAACTCTGGTTATGGATGGCCGCTTTCAGGTCAAACGCATTATCGTCAATCCTGGCGCGGAGCTGTCATTGCAGATGCACCATCATCGCGCAGAACATTGGGTTGTAGTGAACGGCACGGCAGAAGTTACCAACGGCAATGAGGTACGCTTGTTCTCTGAAAATCAGTCCACCTACATCCCCGTTGGCACAAAGCACCGTTTAAAAAATCCAGGCGTCATCCCCCTGGTGCTCATTGAAATTCAGTCTGGGGCATATCTTGGTGAAGATGATATTGTGCGTTTTGCCGACGTGTATGGAAGAGAAGGATAA
- the rfbA gene encoding glucose-1-phosphate thymidylyltransferase RfbA, producing MSQWKGIILAGGSGSRLYPLTLSVSKQLMPIYDKPMIYYPLATLLMAGIRDICLISTPEHLPLYQALLHDGSQWGCSIHYVEQPRPEGLAQAFLLAEDHIRGHNTCLVLGDNVFFGHGMPELTHEAMARPSGATIFGYHVRDPQRYGVVEFDENRRVVSIEEKPLKPKSNFAVTGLYFYDSDVVDIARSVRPSARGELEITDVNNAYLSRGDLHVELVGRGIAWLDTGTHDSLMDAGAFVQAVENRQGLKVACLEEIAWRNGYISSDDVRVLARPMAKTGYGQYLLDLVDTGIGQWK from the coding sequence ATGAGCCAGTGGAAGGGCATCATTCTGGCCGGGGGCTCAGGCTCGCGTCTCTATCCCTTGACCCTGAGCGTGAGCAAGCAGCTCATGCCCATCTACGACAAGCCCATGATTTATTACCCGCTGGCCACGTTACTTATGGCTGGCATTCGCGACATCTGCCTTATTTCCACGCCAGAGCATTTGCCGCTGTATCAGGCTTTGCTGCATGACGGCTCCCAATGGGGGTGCTCAATACACTATGTTGAGCAGCCGCGCCCGGAAGGTCTGGCGCAGGCCTTTCTCTTGGCAGAGGATCACATTCGCGGGCACAATACCTGCCTAGTGCTTGGCGACAATGTCTTTTTTGGCCACGGCATGCCGGAACTCACACATGAGGCTATGGCGCGGCCCAGCGGGGCTACCATTTTTGGCTATCATGTGCGTGATCCGCAACGTTACGGCGTGGTGGAATTTGATGAAAACCGCCGCGTTGTGAGCATTGAAGAAAAACCCCTGAAGCCAAAATCAAATTTTGCCGTCACAGGGCTCTATTTTTATGACAGCGACGTGGTGGATATCGCCCGCAGTGTGCGTCCTTCGGCGCGCGGCGAGCTGGAAATAACGGACGTCAATAATGCCTACCTTTCCCGTGGCGATCTGCACGTTGAGCTTGTGGGGCGCGGCATTGCCTGGCTGGATACAGGTACCCACGATTCGCTCATGGATGCGGGAGCCTTTGTGCAGGCGGTGGAAAACCGTCAGGGACTCAAGGTGGCCTGCCTGGAGGAAATAGCCTGGCGCAATGGCTATATTTCTTCTGATGACGTGCGCGTCCTGGCGCGGCCCATGGCCAAGACAGGTTACGGACAATACTTGCTGGATCTTGTGGATACAGGGATAGGCCAATGGAAGTAG
- a CDS encoding PadR family transcriptional regulator, which translates to MKTLKKLKTPLPPDEEHGADCTDRTNFSVPENSHFEGCACTGKNLTRLVRPAILAVLARENLHGYLILERLAERAMFNEQPADPAGIYRVLKSMELEGLVTCAWDMQGSGPARRQYALTGRGRSCLSQWLGTLEEYLASVEDIVDNARSALAAAPLANPVAAAAASRQNQTAAGPVQSCRCAAKPLSGSIDSSDPFSDS; encoded by the coding sequence ATGAAAACGTTAAAGAAACTGAAAACACCGCTCCCCCCTGACGAAGAGCACGGCGCTGATTGTACCGACCGGACGAATTTTTCGGTTCCAGAAAACAGCCACTTTGAAGGGTGCGCCTGCACAGGCAAAAACCTTACCCGGCTGGTGCGGCCTGCCATTCTGGCGGTGCTAGCCCGCGAAAATCTGCACGGCTACCTTATCCTCGAACGCCTGGCCGAAAGGGCCATGTTCAACGAACAACCTGCAGATCCGGCGGGCATCTACCGCGTGCTCAAAAGTATGGAACTGGAAGGTCTTGTGACTTGTGCCTGGGATATGCAAGGCAGCGGCCCGGCCCGCAGGCAATATGCCCTGACAGGCAGAGGCCGATCGTGCCTCAGCCAATGGTTGGGCACACTGGAAGAGTATCTGGCTTCTGTTGAAGATATTGTGGACAACGCAAGAAGCGCACTGGCGGCAGCCCCGCTGGCAAATCCCGTGGCTGCCGCTGCAGCATCCCGGCAAAACCAGACGGCCGCTGGCCCGGTCCAAAGCTGCCGTTGCGCGGCAAAACCTCTATCTGGGTCAATTGACAGTTCAGATCCTTTTAGTGATAGTTAA